In the genome of Planctomyces sp. SH-PL62, the window ATTCCCGACCGGAAGGGGGCGATCAGGGCCCGCGCCGGTTCGGACCCGGCGGCCCCGGACGACCTCCCGGTCAGGGCGGCTATCGCACCGGCGGCGGCCCCGGCCAGGGGCGCGGCGGTCCTCGCGCCGGCGGCGGCGGCGCCTACGGACGCGACAGCGGTCGCTTCGGCGGCCCGAGGCCGGACCCGCGCACCCAGGGGCCGGTCGCGCCGCGACCGCCCCGGCCGGCCGCCCCTCCCCCGCCGCTCTCGAAGGACGCCCTGACCGGCAACGTCCCATTGCGCACCTTCGGGCAGCTCAAGCAACTCTGGCAGGCCCGCGAAGACGAGCCCGGCCAGGAGGGCGAAGGCGCTCCGCCGTCCGACGCCGTCCGGCCGGAATCGACCCCACCGCCGGCCTCGGAAGCTCCGAACCAGGAGCCGGGCGAAGGCTGATCGCCGCGCCCGGCTCGACCGTCCTCGGCCTCGTCGGCCCCCTCCCCGGAGGGGGCCGACCGGGTCCGGGCGGGTGCCTTCATGATCGACGGCGCCGCGTCGCAGGTGGCTCTCCCCGGCGGCCCGTCGCGCGTCCCCCGGGGGGATTCCGGGAGGTCGAACACAGGATGGATGAATCAACATGGGTGTCTTCGCCTGGCGCAACCTGCTGACCCGTCCCATGCGGACGCTGCTCGCCCTGATCGGGCTCTCGATCCCGATCCTCGGCGTGCTCGGGCTCTTCAGCCTCTCCGACGGCTTGCGCAACATGGTGGGGGACACCCTGAGCCAGATCGAGGGGGTGGTCGTCCTCCGCGAGAACACCCCGAGCCCGGTCGCCAGCACGCTCTCGACCAGCGTCGTCGACAAGATCCGCGCCATCCCCGGCATCCGCGCCGTGGCCCCGGAGGCCTGGGGGATCGCCCCCAACATCGAGGGCCAGGGGATGCTGATGCGAAGCGTCGGCAAGCTCATGACCAAGGGGGCCGGGTCGATCTGGGACCAGCCGGTCATCTCCGGCCAGGACTACGCGACCCACAAGGACCTGAAAAGCGCCGTCTTCCCTCGGGCGCTCAGGGAGCGGGGCGAGGGTCGGTTCCTCGACGAGCGGGACATCGGCAAACCGAGCATCGTCATCAGCCGGAAGATCGCCCGCAACTTCCCGAACGCCCAGGGGGAGCCCCGCAAGGTCGGCGAGCACCTCCAGATCGGCGACGAGGATTGCGAGATCATCGGCATCTACGAGACCGGCTCGATGCTCCTGGACGTCGTCGTCGTGATGGACATCAACACCGCCCGGAAGATCCTCAAGATGCCCGAGGAGACCGTCTCCAGCATCTATGTGGAGGCCCAGACCCCGCCCGGCTACCAGGCGATCTGCGAGGCCATCGAGGCGGCCGAGCCGGGCGTGAGCGCCCGGAGCATGAACGAGGTGCAGGCGAACTTCGGCATGCTGATGGGCCAGGTCGACAAGGTCCTGATGATGATCGTCAGCCTGGCCCTGCTGGTCGGGGTCGTGGGGATCGTCAACACCATGCTCATGAGCACGACCGAGCGGTTCGTGGAGTTCGGCGTGCTGCGGACCAACGGCTGGTCGCAGGCGAACGTGCTCGGCCTGGTGACGCTGGAAAGCGCGTATCTGGGCTTGCTCGCCGGGGTCTCGGGCTGCGTGCTGGCCTGGTTGGGGACGCTGGTCGCCAATCAGTTCATCGGCGGCGGCCTGAAGCTGGGGGTCTCGCCGTTTTCGCTCCTGGTGGGCCTCGGGCTCTCGATCGCGACGGGCGTCCTGGGGGGCCTGTACCCCGCCTGGCGCGCCGCCAGGATGGTCCCGATGGAAGCCATCCGCCTGGGCTCCCACTGACGCCGGATCGATTCCCTTCCGCTGTATCGAGGACGGTCGATGATCGACGTGGTGGACGTTTGGAAGTCGTACAAGAGCGGCACGCGGACCCTCGACGCGTTGCGAGGGGTCACCTGCCACATCGAGAAGGGCCGCTTCGCGTTCATCGTCGGCCCCAGCGGCTCGGGCAAGAGCACCCTGCTCTACCTGCTCGGCGCCGTCGACCGGCCCTCTCGGGGCCGGATCGTCGTCGAGGGCCGCGACCTCACGGCGATGTCTGAGGCCGAGCAGAACGACTACCGCCGCGAGACGGTGGGCTTCATCTTCCAGTCGTTCAACCTGATCAGCAACCTCTCGGCGGTCGAGAACGTCCTGATCCCGTTCCTCCCCCGAGGGGTCACGGCCGAGCAGCGGGAGCGGGCCGTCGACCTGCTCAAGCGCGTCGGCCTGGGGGACCGCCTGGACCACCGCCCCTACCAGCTTTCCGGCGGCGAGCAGCAGCGGGTGGCGATCGCGCGAGCCCTGGTCAAGCGGCCCGTCCTCGTGCTGGCCGACGAGCCGACCGGGGAGCTGGACAGCAAGACCGGCGACGAGATCTACCGGATCCTCCGCGACCTCCAGGAGTCGATGGAGACGACGCTGGTGGTCGTCACCCACGACCGCCGCTTCATCACTCCGCACGACCTGGTCCTCGACATCCAGGACGGCCTCCTGGCCGACGCCGAGCCCGCCGCGCCGGGATTCGGCCCGGGCGGGCTGCACGCCGAGGACTGACGAGCCGGAACGCCCGGCCGCCGCGCTCAGGGCCGCAGGACGATCTTGCCGAAGCCCGCGTTCGAGGCCATCCGTTCGTGGGCCTTGCGGACCTCGTCGAGCGGGAAGGTCGAGTCGAGGACCGGCTTCACCACCCCTTGCGCCAGCCACGGGACGACCTGGTCCGCGAACAGTCGGGTCGCGGCGATCTTCTCCTCCAGCGGTCGGGCGCGGAGCGTCGTGCCGACGATCGACGCTCGCTTCGCCAGCAGGGTGTTCAGGTCGATCTCCGCCTTCGTCCCCGACAGCAGGCCGACCACCACGATCCGCCCCCGGCGCGCGATCGCGGCGAGGTTCTCGGCCAGCGCCCTGGCGCCCAGCAGGTCGACGATCACGGTGACCCCTTCGCCGCCGGTCTGCTCCCGCACCTCCTCGGCGAAGGTCCCGGACTCGTTGACGATCGCCACGTCGAGGCCCAACTCGCGGGCTCGCTCCAGCTTCTCGGCCGTTCGGGAGGTCCCCAGGACGAGACACCCCATCGCGTGGGCGATCTGGACGGCCGCCGTCCCCACGCCGCTCCCCGCCGCATGGATCAGGACGCGCCCGCCGGGGGTCAGCCCCCCCTGCGTCGTAAGGGCGTCGTGGGCGGTGAGGAAGGCCTCGGGGACGGCGCCGGCGGCGTCGAAGTCGAGGTTGTCGGGAATCCGCGCCAGCATCCGGGGGTGGGTCGTCAAGTACTCCGCCTGCGCCCCGCCGGCCACGATCCCGAAGACCCGGTCGCCCACCTTCGCCTGGCCCTCGGCGTCGGGCCCGAGCGCCTCGATCTCGCCGGCGAACTCCAGGCCGGGGATGTCGGCCGGCGATCCCGGAGGCGCGGGATAGAGGCCGCGAGCCTGCAACAGGTCGGCCCGATTCAACGCGCATGCCCGCACCCGGACGAGCACCTGCTCCCCCCGAGGCTCCGGCCTGGGCCGGTCGACCACCTCCAGGACCTCCGGCCCCCCCTTGCCCTTGATGACGACCGCCCTCATGATCCACCTCCCCGCCCAGGCTCCTCCGCGAACGCCGACCGACTCCCGGCCGAACCTCGCGATTCGCGTTCCTCGACTCCCTCCCAGTCTACCGGGCGCGGGGGTGGTTCCGTAGCCGCGAGGGGGGGACGCCCCGTGGAGCGAGGGGGGGCGTCGACCGGCTCCGGCGGACGCCCCTGTCCCGGAGTGGAGGCGGCGTGATAGAACCGCATGGTCCAGGGACGGCGAGGACTCACAGGCGCGGGGGACGGGACATGGCGAAGGTCTTGCGGTGGTGCGCGGCGATCGCGCTTGTGGTCTTCGGGATGATCGGGACGGCTCCGGCCGAGGAGCCCCGCGCGGCGGCCTCGACCTCCGCCGAGGCCGTCGAGACGATCGACGAGAGCGAGCCGGTCGCCGTGCCCGAGCCTTCCGAGAAGGCGATGACGTACTATCGCACCGGGATGGGCTGGTGGGCGTTCAACCGGGTCTGGGGCCTGGCGTTGCCGGCGTTGATCGTGTTCTCAGGCTTCTCGTCCCGCCTGAGGACGCTCGCCGCGCGGGTCGGTCGGGGATGGTTCGGGACGGTCGCCGTCTTCCTCCCGCTGTACCTGCTGGTCACGGCCCTGATCGAACTTCCGATCGACTATTACCAGGGGTTCGTCCGGCCGCACGCTTATGGGTTGTCGAACCAGTCGCACGCGAAGTGGTTGACGGACCTCGCGCTGGGGCTGGGCGTGAACATGGCGGTCGGCGTGCTGATCGCCTGGGGATTGTACGCCCTGCTCCGCCGGAGCCCCCGCCGCTGGTGGCTCTACACGGCGCTGGGGTCGATCCCGTTCCTGCTCGCGGGGGCGTTCGTCATGCCGATCTGGATCGACCCGCTGTTCAACGACTTCGGGCCGATGAAGGACAAGGAGCTGGAGCGGTCGATCCTGGACCTGGCCGGTCGGGCGGGGATCGAGTCGGGCCGGGTGTTCGAGGTCGACAAGAGCGTGGACACCGAGACGGTGAACGCGTACGTCACCGGCTTCCTGGGCTCCAAGCGGATCGTCCTCTGGGACACGCTGCTGAAACGCCTGGGCGAGCGCGAGGTGCTGTTCGTGATGGCCCACGAGATGGGGCATTACGCCCTGGGCCACGTCCTCCGGTCGATCCTCTCGTCGTTCGTGCTGACGCTGGCCGGGCTCTATTTCGTGCATCGGGCGGCCCCGGCGGTGATCGCGAGGTTCCACGCGCGGCTCGGGTTCGACAGGCTCTCGGACGTGGCGTCGGCGCCCTTGATCCTGCTGCTGGTCCAGGTCGCCATGCTGGCGCTGAACCCGGCGGCCATGGCCTACAGTCGACATCAGGAGCACGAGGCGGATCGGTTCGCGATCGAGCTGACGGGGATGAACCGCTCGGGGGCGTCGGCGTTCGTGAAGTTGCAGACGCAGAACCTGGGCAATCCCCGCCCCGGCTGGGTGTACAAGATCTTCCGGGCGTCCCATCCGAGCATAGGCGAACGGATCGACTTCTGTAATAATTACCGACCGAGGCGCGATTCGGCGGGCCGTCCGATCGCGGAGCCGCCCGGCGGTCCCCTTGAGGATTGACGATTGCGCCGCGAAGCCGTCGCGATCGACGTGAAGCGATTCCGGTTGTCGGAAGAAATCGGTCGCCCTATAAAGGAATAGAGACAAGGAAGGCCTTCGACGCGGTCCCATCGCCGAGGATCGCGCGGGGCCCCCGCAGGCGGGATTCGCCCGCGTTCGCGACGCCTCGCCCCCGAAGGGCGGATGACGGGCGGGCGGATCGACGACGCCCCCAGGAGCCGTGAGTGAGACCTCTGCTGGAATCGATCAGGACGTTCTCCAGCCGCCGGCCGTTGTGGGTCGTGGCGATCTGGCTGATGATCGCATCAGGGGTGGGGCTGACGGCGCCGAACCTGACCAAGCTGGCGGCCGAAGGCCAGTCGAAGCTGATGAGCGACGAGGCCGAGAGCCGTCGAGCGGCCGACCTCGTCCGCCGCTGCTGGCCCGACCAGGCGTACGAGTCGACGGTCGTCGCGGCGCTCCATCGGCCGGGGGGCTCATCGACGCCGACCGGCGGTTCGCCGCCGAACTGGCCCGCCGGATCGAGGCGGCCGACCGCCCGGCGACGATCCTCCGGGTGCTCGGCCCCGGAGCCCAGCCGGAGATCGCCAAACGCCTGGTCAGCGAGCAGGGCGACACGTCTCTGGTCGTCGCGCCGCTGGGCGCGGCCAACGTGGCGCCCGCCGCCCACGACGCCGTCGACTGGATCCAGGCCCGGGGCGACGAGCTGCTGGCCCAATCCCCCGACGCGGCCGGGCTCCAGGTCCTCTGGACGGGCGACGCGGTGATCGGCCGCGACTTCATGCACCTGGTGCAGGTCTCGCTCGACCGCGCGGCGGTGGTGACGGTGATCTTGCTGCTGATCGTCCTGGTCTCCGTCTACCGCTCGTTCTGGCTGGCCCTGGTCCCCCTGGCGACGATCGGCGCGAGCCTGATCGTGGCGCGGGGCGTCCTCGCCTGGCTGTACGGCGTCGGCTGGGAGATCTCGCCGCTGGTGGAATTGTTCCTGGTGGCGATCCTGTTCGGCACGGGGACGGACTTCTGCCTGTTCCTCTCCTGGCGATTCGGGGAGCACTTCAACCCCCGCAATCCCGCCGGCGTGATGCGGATGACGATGGCCCGGTCGTTCGTCCCGCTGGTCACCAGCGCGGGGACGATCATGATGGGCCTCATGCTGATGGGGGCCACCAAGTTCCGGCTCTTCTCGACGACCGGGCCGAGCGTGGCGCTGGGCCTGGCGATCTCGCTGCTGGCCACCCTGACGCTGACCCCGGCGCTGCTGGTCTTGCTGGCCAAGGTCCGCCCGTCCTGCTTCGAGTCGTTCGGCGCCCGCTCCAACGGCTTCTGGGAGAAGATCGGCCGCAAGGCGATGGCCCGGCCGCTCCGGAGCTGGGTGGTCACCGTGGTGGTGATGCTCCCGCTGGCCCTCGTCGGCCTCAAGACGCGGTTCGTGATGGACATGCTCAGCGAGATGCCGTCGAACGCCCGATCGGCCGAGAACCTGAGGCTGATCCTGTCCAGGTTCGACCCCGGGATGACCGCCCCGCTGACCGTCGTGCTCCAGTCTCCGGACGTCGACCTGCGCAGCTCCCAGGGCCTGGCCCTGATCGACGACGTGAGTCGGCTGCTGGCCCACCAGCGGAGCAACAAGGAGGTCCGCTCGGCCACCCAGCCCCTGGGGAGCCCGGAGCCCCTCAGCCGGGCGAGGCTCTCCTCGCGCCTCGGGGAGGTCAACCAGGGCTTCAAGCAACTGGCCGAAGGGGGCGTCAGCCTGGAGCAGGGCCTCAACGCCGGCGCCGCCAAGCTCCGCGCCGCGCTCTGGCTCGAAGAGAAGCTGGGCCTGAACGTCTCCGGCGGGCCGACCGCCCCCAAGCCGGCCCAGGCCCCCCCGCGACCCCCGACCCGGACCTGATGCCCGAGGCCCTCTCGCAGGGCCTGCGCTCGGCCTCCGCGGCGCTCCTCTGGACGCAGGGCGTCCCCTCCACCTGGAACACCCCGGCGCTGGCCTCGGCCTTCAACCAACTGGTCCTCCAGGGGGCCAAGGAAGGCGCCCGCCGCCGCGTCGGCGACAAGGGGACCGGGTTCCTCGACGCCGCCGTCCGGGTCGTCGTCGGCGAGCCGACGCCGCCGGCCGCCCCGGCGCCCGCCCCCGCCCCCGCCGCGAATCCGGCCCCGGCGCCTCCCCCGGAGAAGCCCGCCCAGACCCTGCTCCGCGAGTTGACCCGGGCGGCGGAGGGGGCCGCCCAGATCGCCAAGGGGGCGGAGCAGGCCCATCGCGAGGTCAGCGCGATCCTCGCCGACCCGCTGGGGAGCCGCGCCCTCGACCGGCTGTTGATCATGCCGGAGACGGTCAAGGAGAATCCCGAGCTCCTGGAGAGCTTCGCCGCCTACATCACGCCCGACGGCCATCGCGCCCGGATCGACGTGACGCTGGTCGACCGGATCTTCTCGAACGAGGCCATGAATCAGGTGGAGACCATCCGCGACCGGCTGGACGACTACCTGGGCGAGTATCAGGGGATCCGCGTCGTCGCCTCCGTGGCCGGGGTCAACGCCGAATCGGCCGACGTCCGTCAGCTCACCCGCGCCGACCAGGTCCAGAGCTGGTTCATCGTCCCGATCGGCGTCTTCCTGGTCCTCATGATCGCCCTCCGCGATCCGCTCGCCTGCGTCAATCTGGTGGGGACGATGGTCCTGACCTACGGCTTCGCCCTGGGCGCCACGCACGTGGTCTTCGTCAGCCTGCTGGGCGGCGAGGGGCTGGACTGGAAGGTCCCGTACTTCCTGTTCGTCCTGCTGGTGGCGGTGGGGGTGGACTACAACGTCTTCCTGATGACCCGCCTCCAGGAGGAGACGGCCGGCCACGGCTTCCGCGGCGGGATCATCCGGGCGATCGGCCTGACCGGCGGCCTGATCTCCTCGGCCGCGGCGATCACCGCCTGCAGCTTCGCCTCCTTCCTGTTCAGCCCGCTGAGTTCGCTCCGCCAGCTCGGGTTCGCCCTGGTGGTCGGCATCGCGGTGGACGCCCTGCTCGTCCGCCCGTTGCTGGTCCCCTGCGGCCACTGGCTGCTGCGGCGCTCCCGCGAGGTCCTGGGGCCGCGCTACAGCGTTTCCAATGAGAACTTCCGGTTGACCGGCGTGCCCGATTGATCGGGATTGCATCGATTTTCACCCTGGCGACGGCCCGGCGACGCCGATATAATACGGGCGTCGTCGCCATGTGACGATCCGAACGAGCCTGCCGACCCACCCTCCCCGCCACCGCTCGCGCGCCGATGCGCCCGCCTTGCCCTCCTCATCGCTCCTCTCGGTCGCCCGACCGTTTCGGAGCCTCGTGCATGGAGCCGAAAATGAAGATTTCCCAATTTGAAACCGCCATGGGCCTGTTGACGTGCCTGGGGATCGCCTACCTGGCGTACGACCACCT includes:
- a CDS encoding MMPL family transporter, producing the protein MGRGDLADDRIRGGADGAEPDQAGGRRPVEADERRGREPSSGRPRPPLLARPGVRVDGRRGAPSAGGLIDADRRFAAELARRIEAADRPATILRVLGPGAQPEIAKRLVSEQGDTSLVVAPLGAANVAPAAHDAVDWIQARGDELLAQSPDAAGLQVLWTGDAVIGRDFMHLVQVSLDRAAVVTVILLLIVLVSVYRSFWLALVPLATIGASLIVARGVLAWLYGVGWEISPLVELFLVAILFGTGTDFCLFLSWRFGEHFNPRNPAGVMRMTMARSFVPLVTSAGTIMMGLMLMGATKFRLFSTTGPSVALGLAISLLATLTLTPALLVLLAKVRPSCFESFGARSNGFWEKIGRKAMARPLRSWVVTVVVMLPLALVGLKTRFVMDMLSEMPSNARSAENLRLILSRFDPGMTAPLTVVLQSPDVDLRSSQGLALIDDVSRLLAHQRSNKEVRSATQPLGSPEPLSRARLSSRLGEVNQGFKQLAEGGVSLEQGLNAGAAKLRAALWLEEKLGLNVSGGPTAPKPAQAPPRPPTRT
- a CDS encoding ABC transporter ATP-binding protein — protein: MIDVVDVWKSYKSGTRTLDALRGVTCHIEKGRFAFIVGPSGSGKSTLLYLLGAVDRPSRGRIVVEGRDLTAMSEAEQNDYRRETVGFIFQSFNLISNLSAVENVLIPFLPRGVTAEQRERAVDLLKRVGLGDRLDHRPYQLSGGEQQRVAIARALVKRPVLVLADEPTGELDSKTGDEIYRILRDLQESMETTLVVVTHDRRFITPHDLVLDIQDGLLADAEPAAPGFGPGGLHAED
- a CDS encoding ABC transporter permease, translating into MGVFAWRNLLTRPMRTLLALIGLSIPILGVLGLFSLSDGLRNMVGDTLSQIEGVVVLRENTPSPVASTLSTSVVDKIRAIPGIRAVAPEAWGIAPNIEGQGMLMRSVGKLMTKGAGSIWDQPVISGQDYATHKDLKSAVFPRALRERGEGRFLDERDIGKPSIVISRKIARNFPNAQGEPRKVGEHLQIGDEDCEIIGIYETGSMLLDVVVVMDINTARKILKMPEETVSSIYVEAQTPPGYQAICEAIEAAEPGVSARSMNEVQANFGMLMGQVDKVLMMIVSLALLVGVVGIVNTMLMSTTERFVEFGVLRTNGWSQANVLGLVTLESAYLGLLAGVSGCVLAWLGTLVANQFIGGGLKLGVSPFSLLVGLGLSIATGVLGGLYPAWRAARMVPMEAIRLGSH
- a CDS encoding MMPL family transporter is translated as MPEALSQGLRSASAALLWTQGVPSTWNTPALASAFNQLVLQGAKEGARRRVGDKGTGFLDAAVRVVVGEPTPPAAPAPAPAPAANPAPAPPPEKPAQTLLRELTRAAEGAAQIAKGAEQAHREVSAILADPLGSRALDRLLIMPETVKENPELLESFAAYITPDGHRARIDVTLVDRIFSNEAMNQVETIRDRLDDYLGEYQGIRVVASVAGVNAESADVRQLTRADQVQSWFIVPIGVFLVLMIALRDPLACVNLVGTMVLTYGFALGATHVVFVSLLGGEGLDWKVPYFLFVLLVAVGVDYNVFLMTRLQEETAGHGFRGGIIRAIGLTGGLISSAAAITACSFASFLFSPLSSLRQLGFALVVGIAVDALLVRPLLVPCGHWLLRRSREVLGPRYSVSNENFRLTGVPD
- a CDS encoding NAD(P)H-quinone oxidoreductase; the protein is MRAVVIKGKGGPEVLEVVDRPRPEPRGEQVLVRVRACALNRADLLQARGLYPAPPGSPADIPGLEFAGEIEALGPDAEGQAKVGDRVFGIVAGGAQAEYLTTHPRMLARIPDNLDFDAAGAVPEAFLTAHDALTTQGGLTPGGRVLIHAAGSGVGTAAVQIAHAMGCLVLGTSRTAEKLERARELGLDVAIVNESGTFAEEVREQTGGEGVTVIVDLLGARALAENLAAIARRGRIVVVGLLSGTKAEIDLNTLLAKRASIVGTTLRARPLEEKIAATRLFADQVVPWLAQGVVKPVLDSTFPLDEVRKAHERMASNAGFGKIVLRP
- a CDS encoding M48 family metallopeptidase; translation: MAKVLRWCAAIALVVFGMIGTAPAEEPRAAASTSAEAVETIDESEPVAVPEPSEKAMTYYRTGMGWWAFNRVWGLALPALIVFSGFSSRLRTLAARVGRGWFGTVAVFLPLYLLVTALIELPIDYYQGFVRPHAYGLSNQSHAKWLTDLALGLGVNMAVGVLIAWGLYALLRRSPRRWWLYTALGSIPFLLAGAFVMPIWIDPLFNDFGPMKDKELERSILDLAGRAGIESGRVFEVDKSVDTETVNAYVTGFLGSKRIVLWDTLLKRLGEREVLFVMAHEMGHYALGHVLRSILSSFVLTLAGLYFVHRAAPAVIARFHARLGFDRLSDVASAPLILLLVQVAMLALNPAAMAYSRHQEHEADRFAIELTGMNRSGASAFVKLQTQNLGNPRPGWVYKIFRASHPSIGERIDFCNNYRPRRDSAGRPIAEPPGGPLED